Proteins encoded together in one Lathyrus oleraceus cultivar Zhongwan6 chromosome 5, CAAS_Psat_ZW6_1.0, whole genome shotgun sequence window:
- the LOC127081350 gene encoding uncharacterized protein LOC127081350, translating into MSSPPSPRTIALTVQIAAMRDNFERLLREQGEQLQQRIDELERRPQNSNDGSGDEEERRRRRRQGGDNLRGRKIKVPTFVGKSDPGAYLEWETKLEQIFNCHNYSNLEKVQVASIEFKEYALVWWDQLTKDRRRYAERPIDTWEEMKRIMRRRFVPSYYHRELHNKLQRLTQGSKSVEEYFKEMEVLKIRANVEEDDEETMARFLHGLNHDISDIVELHHYVEMDELIHQAIKVEQQLKRKSQARRNSTTFNSQSWKDKTKKEGASSSKEATVENKGKTITSSSSSVSTNKSVKCFKCQVQGHIASQCPTKRTMLMEENEEIVEEEDGDYDEEFEEEIPSGDLLMVRRMFGSQIKEEDTGQRENLFHTRCFVQGKVCSLIIDGGSCTNVASTRLVSKLKLETKPHPKPYKLQWLNESVEMLVNKKVEIYFKIGKYEDVVLCDVVPMEASHLLLGRPWQFDRKTNHDGYSNKYSFMYHDQKINLVPLNPSEEFKELFPEEVPSGLPPIRGIEHHIDLNPGASLPNRPAYRSNPQQTKEI; encoded by the coding sequence ATGTCTAGTCCACCTTCACCTAGAACAATAGCTTTAACTGTTCAGATCGCAGCCATGCGTGACAATTttgaaagattgttaagagaaCAAGGTGAACAACTTCAACAAAGAATTGATGAGTTGGAAAGGAGGCCCCAAAATTCTAATGATGGTAGTGGTGATGAGGAGGAAAGAAGACGTAGAAGGAGACAAGGGGGAGATAATTTGAGGGGCAGAAAAATTAAAGTTCCAACTTTTGTTGGGAAGAGTGACCCGGGGGCATATCTAGAATGGGAGACTAAACTTGAACAAATTTTTAATTGTCACAATTATTCTAATCTTGAAAAAGTGCAGGTTGCTTCTATTGAGTTCAAGGAGTATGCCTTAGTTTGGTGGGATCAATTGACCAAAGATAGAAGGAGGTATGCAGAACGACCAATTGATACTTGGGAAGAGATGAAAAGAATCATGAGGAGAAGGTTTGTCCCTTCCTATTATCATAGGGAATTGCACAACAAATTGCAAAGACTCACTCAAGGTTCTAAAAGTGTTGAAGAATATTTCAAGGAGATGGAAGTTCTCAAAATTAGAGCTAATGTAGAGGAGGACGATGAAGAAACTATGGCTAGATTTCTCCATGGTCTAAATCATGACATTAGTGACATAGTGGAACTTCATCACTATGTTGAAATGGATGAATTGATACACCAAGCTATCAAAGTAGAACAACAACTCAAAAGAAAGAGCCAAGCAAGGAGAAATTCCACCACTTTCAATTCTCAAAGTTGGAAGGACAAAACAAAGAAGGAGGGTGCTTCATCATCTAAGGAAGCCACGGTTGAAAACAAAGGTAAAACTATTACATCTTCTTCTTCAAGTGTTTCAACTAACAAAAGTGTTAAGTGTTTCAAGTGTCAAGTCCAAGGACATATTGCATCTCAATGTCCAACAAAGAGAACTATGCTTatggaagaaaatgaagaaattGTTGAAGAGGAGGATGGTGATTATGATGAGGAGTTTGAAGAAGAAATACCTAGTGGAGATTTACTCATGGTGAGAAGAATGTTTGGAAGCCAAATAAAGGAGGAGGATACAGGTCAAAGAGAAAACCTTTTTCATACAAGATGCTTTGTGCAAGGAAAGGTTTGTTCTTTAATAATTGATGGAGGAAGTTGTACAAATGTTGCAAGCACGCGTCTGGTTTCTAAATTAAAATTGGAAACAAAACCTCACCCTAAGCCTTACAAACTCCAATGGCTTAATGAAAGTGTAGAAATGCTTGTTAATAAAAAAGTTGAGATTTATTttaaaattggaaaatatgaGGATGTAGTGTTGTGTGATGTAGTACCAATGGAAGCTAGTCATTTGTTATTAGGTAGGCCTTGGCAATTTGATAGAAAAACCAATCATGATGGGTACTCCAATAAGTACTCTTTTATGTATCATGATCAAAAGATCAATCTTGTACCGTTAAATCCTAGTGAG